The window TTGTTTTCAAAACCTCGACCGTTCTCTTCTCGTGAAGTGACACAAGCATCATCGTCACTGACGGGCTCAGCTTCAAACAAAGCAATTTCTACCGGTTTGAATGGGTATTCTTCTGCCGGGTTCATTGGGTGAGGACAAGTGGTTAATACCACCAAGGTATCCATTTCAAAACGCAGTTCGATACAATCGCCCGCTTTACTGTGGTCTTCTACATATTGCAAATTACCGTATTCATCGGTTTTCACACGGCTGAACAAATTCAGGTTGGCCGCTAAATCACGTTGACCAAGCCCATATTTAGCGACTTCAACTAACAGCGCATCGTAACCATTTTGTTTCCACTGGTTTCTGTCTTTCTGATAATCACGTTCACCCCATTTTTCGGCGACTTTTTGCTTGTTGGCAACGCCACAGACGGAATCAATCCACTGGGTATCATCACGGACTATTGAACAGAATACGCGTCCCATATCTGAATAAAGGCAATGCCCTGCAGTCAGTTTAAAAGTATGCTGGCCCTTTAGTGTATCAGGCGCATTATAGCGCTCTAGCAAGTTGGTCGGGTTATAGAACAGCATGCTTAGGTTAGCGCCACCTTCTAAGTCCTTGGCTTTTAATACATGTCCTTTTGGAATGACCATTGACCAGTGTGCGGCCCCTGGGATCATATCGGTAAAAATAGGTGTGTTAGACGACATCATTGTCCTCCTATGCAATCTTTTTCTGTAATAAACTGGAAACCGCTTCAGCTTGCTCTACTTTTCTTAAATCGATATCAAAAGTAACTTGCGCGCCATAGCGTTCCGGAGCCTGTTCGTCATTTCTTACATGATCAAACACCCACAATCGGTTGCCTAAGTGAAAACCTTCACTCAGGTCATGAGTGATCATGAACACAGTGAGCTGTTGTTCCTGACAAAGTGACTTAATTAAGCTGTGCATGTCTTTTCGGATGCCCGGATCAAGTGCGCCAAATGGCTCATCAAGGAGTAAAATACGGGGCTTTTTAATCAGGGCCTGAGCAATAGACAATCGTTGTCTCATCCCACCGGAAAGCTCATGAGGGTATTTGTCCAAAGCGTGTCCCAACCCTACTTGCTTGAGAATCGCCGTTGCTTCTTCCCGAGCTTTTTTCTTGTTAGCCCCAAAACCACGACCGGTTAAGTAGGTCAGAAAACTGCTCGATTCTAATTCCTTACCCAGCATGACATTCTTTAGTGAAGTCAGGTGAGGAAACACGGAATACTTCTGAAAGACAATGCCTCGTTCGATACCAGGCTCTGTCGATAACGGCTCACCATCAAGCAAGAGCTCCCCACGAGTCTGCTTCTCTGTACCCAGTAACATATTGAGCATGGTCGTTTTTCCGCAACCTGAGGCGCCAACGATACTGATAAAGTCACCAGGATATACCTCGAGATTCAGTTTCTCTAAAACGATGTTATCGCCGTATTCTTTCCAGACTTGCTTAACCTCAATGATAGGTTTTCTCGTATTCACGCTTATTCTCCCTGTGCTTCGTGATACCAAGGGCATGTCTTCTCAGACAGTTTTCTCAATAACCAATCCATGGTGAAAGCAAGAATGGTTATCCAGATAACGTATGGAAGAATGACATCCATCGACAAATAACGACGGACAAGGAAGATGCGATAACCCAGACCATCAGTCGCGACAATCGCCTCAGCAGCAATCAAAAACAGCCA is drawn from uncultured Vibrio sp. and contains these coding sequences:
- a CDS encoding urea amidolyase associated protein UAAP1, with product MSSNTPIFTDMIPGAAHWSMVIPKGHVLKAKDLEGGANLSMLFYNPTNLLERYNAPDTLKGQHTFKLTAGHCLYSDMGRVFCSIVRDDTQWIDSVCGVANKQKVAEKWGERDYQKDRNQWKQNGYDALLVEVAKYGLGQRDLAANLNLFSRVKTDEYGNLQYVEDHSKAGDCIELRFEMDTLVVLTTCPHPMNPAEEYPFKPVEIALFEAEPVSDDDACVTSREENGRGFENNRRYHMHTACCHK
- a CDS encoding ABC transporter ATP-binding protein yields the protein MNTRKPIIEVKQVWKEYGDNIVLEKLNLEVYPGDFISIVGASGCGKTTMLNMLLGTEKQTRGELLLDGEPLSTEPGIERGIVFQKYSVFPHLTSLKNVMLGKELESSSFLTYLTGRGFGANKKKAREEATAILKQVGLGHALDKYPHELSGGMRQRLSIAQALIKKPRILLLDEPFGALDPGIRKDMHSLIKSLCQEQQLTVFMITHDLSEGFHLGNRLWVFDHVRNDEQAPERYGAQVTFDIDLRKVEQAEAVSSLLQKKIA